One genomic region from Syngnathus typhle isolate RoL2023-S1 ecotype Sweden linkage group LG17, RoL_Styp_1.0, whole genome shotgun sequence encodes:
- the si:dkey-89b17.4 gene encoding zinc finger protein 850 isoform X1, giving the protein MAMHDMSRAKGFPCKECDMVCPSTPSLLEHMKAHYQQGESARFECEQCGRIYKHAASLANHKKSHEVGSFQCPVCTRTLPNAVALKNHLRIHTLSPSSAHAEEENEEVPEEGGPHERDYALGQELPDGFGRSHLNNSALQGHEGTKGSPESDDAWDRPFKCDQCDRTYRHHGSLVNHKKCHQQGSFKCSVCFKQFSNLAALNSHERTHSKFKSPAASMVSGGGGLHQSERGGGSGSQATQSDNANSCFCHLCQIALPNKADFQEHILLHNSTSPSLGLSRSFPGIMPHNLSAVRSPAYTPALGDPLPLPPLPGDKRGPYDPIMGPPVNNPIYTCAYCGAGHPDLETLKVHYLTHDPHPASHGQDSSILNSDSQGSVSSSSGSRVAQAGSPDDGERRFKCGECGKSYRHAGSLVNHKRCHQTGHYQCSVCCKQYPHLAALHSHLRSHKGRSSNQPLGDGNDWLSPEPLTLDSQQSYVQESSGATTPISLPGNLTDTAHFVPDGGHSNALDSLEFHERFDGGSAHRQADRHVCADCGEMYADVSGIKSHMCSRRGQAPPQQQSNMSNGFIGNMNYHNSSSSSMQASDGLKEGTGQRQYAQTGGKRMANPDKDEDDGEIYQCSVCGNHYASLRALRSHLRSHANNPSGPGPSSLEQDWRMICSTCGQSFSRKQDLLNHQLVHGPQRPDDQQQGIGAASANGGDKMDGRNHICVDCGMFFADRHHLITHLCPGKNRAGSLSKQGLNGAKGMSGGEGMGGGVAGGSRDLGGNGRRPMLDQSDKPHKCDQCGRGYRHPCSLLNHKKSHKTGVFRCLVCQKRYYNLLALKNHQRTHFDLKRHKCEECGKAFKIQKQLINHLRLHEEHRAKGLVRTGPNGSRYQQPGPSQMASMRGESSKGPAVGVKYAQQGFKKPYSSAGTSRPQKFDPAESGRRPFACEECGKTYRHAGSLANHKNLHKIGEYHCNVCNSTYPNRLAMKNHLRLHFAQKKHNCQECGKGFRTQRQLATHTTAGLCKGPQGPGAQMDFECDGCCEGFSSAEQLAAHDCPAQHMPSSSSAGSSANVSVERSSVDLDSDERPYACDLCSCAYKHASSLLNHKHTHKTGDFRCNFCDKPYTNYMALRNHMRIHTQRKKHICHTCGKAFRLARFLRNHQKVHEEGATPFGCPTCGKSFQGRSGLARHRCGDNNQVGLDVRRKTPGGTGEGDECRYTCDQCGRSYRHASSLLNHKNTHTLGIYHCAVCLKTYNNLLALKNHRRIHSEIRRHHCHDCGKTFRVASQLYNHRRVHQKQRELTCASCRRAFPTQASFRLHMEISHGQAPLRPPPHRHRPGWGSGLDLTLMQEQGAGAENRVRARQALAKAHVCEQCGRSYRHASSLVNHKNSHKTGSFFCNSCHKQFPNLMSLKNHRRIHTEPKRYQCPECGKSFRVSTQLICHRRMHTKEKPFTCSQCDKRFSSKSNLRHHMKVHWADNSAATPRRIAGPPPNFGGAFI; this is encoded by the exons ATGGCAATGCATGATATGAGTCGTGCCAAGGGTTTCCCCTGTAAAGAATGTGATATGGTCTGCCCCAGTACTCCAAGTCTTCTAGAACATATGAAAGCACATTACCAGCAAGGAGAAAGTGCACGTTTTGAGTGTGAACAGTGTGGAAGAATTTACAAGCACGCCGCTAGTTTGGCCAACCATAAAAAGTCTCACGAAGTGGGCTCCTTCCAGTGTCCCGTCTGCACCCGCACCCTGCCCAACGCGGTTGCTCTCAAAAACCACCTTCGCATACACACCTTGTCCCCGAGTAGCGCTCACGCCGAAGAAGAGAACGAGGAGGTTCCCGAGGAAGGAGGCCCTCACGAAAGGGACTACGCCCTCGGCCAGGAGCTCCCGGACGGCTTCGGACGCTCTCACTTGAACAATAGCGCCCTGCAGGGCCACGAAGGTACCAAAGGTTCCCCCGAGTCGGACGACGCCTGGGATCGACCGTTCAAGTGCGACCAGTGCGACAGAACCTACCGGCATCACGGTAGCTTGGTAAACCACAAGAAGTGCCACCAGCAAGGAAGCTTCAAGTGCTCTGTGTGCTTCAAACAATTTAGCAACCTGGCTGCCCTCAACAGCCACGAGAGGACTCACTCAAAGTTCAAGAGCCCTGCAGCGTCCATGGTGAGCGGCGGAGGCGGCCTCCACCAGTCTGAGCGCGGTGGGGGCAGCGGCTCTCAGGCCACCCAGAGTGACAACGCCAACTCCTGCTTCTGCCACCTGTGCCAGATTGCACTCCCCAACAAGGCCGATTTCCAGGAGCACATTCTCCTTCACAACAGCACCTCGCCGTCCCTCGGACTGTCCCGAAGCTTTCCCGGCATCATGCCTCACAATTTGAGTGCAGTTCGATCGCCGGCGTACACTCCAGCTCTTGGGGACCCTCTACCCCTCCCGCCTTTGCCCGGTGATAAGAGGGGTCCCTACGACCCCATCATGGGCCCTCCCGTCAACAATCCCATATATACGTGTGCATACTGCGGAGCGGGACATCCCGACCTGGAGACCCTTAAAGTACACTATCTGACCCACGACCCCCACCCGGCCTCCCACGGCCAGGACAGCTCCATACTCAACTCGGATTCCCAGGGCTCTGTGTCATCTTCATCGGGAAGCCGCGTGGCCCAGGCCGGCTCTCCGGATGACGGCGAACGTCGCTTCAAGTGCGGCGAGTGCGGCAAGAGCTATCGGCACGCCGGCAGCCTGGTCAACCACAAGCGCTGTCATCAAACGGGCCACTATCAGTGTAGCGTCTGCTGTAAGCAGTACCCTCATTTGGCGGCGCTACACAGCCACCTGCGAAGCCACAAGGGCCGCTCCTCCAACCAGCCTCTGGGTGACGGGAACGACTGGTTATCGCCGGAGCCGCTGACGTTGGACTCTCAGCAGAGCTACGTGCAGGAGAGCAGCGGCGCCACCACGCCCATCTCTCTGCCGGGAAACCTCACGGACACTGCCCACTTTGTACCGGACGGCGGTCACAGCAACGCTTTGGACTCGCTGGAGTTCCACGAGCGCTTCGACGGGGGCTCCGCCCACCGGCAGGCCGACCGCCACGTGTGCGCCGACTGCGGTGAGATGTATGCCGACGTGTCCGGTATCAAATCGCACATGTGCTCCCGCCGAGGTCAAGCGCCACCACAGCAGCAGAGTAACATGTCCAACGGTTTTATCGGCAACATGAACTACCACAACTCCAGTAGCAGCTCCATGCAGGCTTCTGACGGTCTTAAGGAAGGGACCGGTCAGCGGCAGTACGCCCAGACCGGAGGGAAGAGGATGGCAAATCCTGACAAGGATGAAGACGACGGAGAAATCTACCAGTGCTCCGTGTGTGGGAACCATTACGCCAGCCTACGAGCCCTGCGTAGCCATCTGCGAAGTCACGCCAATAATCCCTCCGGTCCTGGACCATCTAGTCTGGAGCAGGACTGGCGGATGATCTGCTCCACATGTGGTCAAAGCTTCTCCAGGAAGCAAGACCTCCTGAATCACCAACTAGTCCACGGTCCGCAGAGACCCGATGACCAACAACAGGGCATTGGAGCTGCTTCGGCCAACGGCGGTGACAAGATGGACGGGCGCAACCACATTTGCGTGGACTGCGGCATGTTCTTCGCTGACCGTCACCACCTGATCACCCACCTGTGTCCCGGAAAGAATCGGGCCGGCTCGCTCAGCAAGCAGGGCCTCAACGGAGCCAAAGGGATGTCCGGAGGCGAGGGCATGGGCGGCGGGGTCGCGGGCGGAAGCCGTGACCTCGGTGGGAATGGCCGACGGCCAATGTTGGACCAAAGTGACAAACCCCACAAGTGCGACCAGTGCGGGCGAGGCTACAGACACCCGTGTTCCCTGCTCAACCACAAAAAGTCTCACAAGACTGGCGTCTTCCGCTGCCTGGTATGTCAGAAGCGTTACTACAACTTGCTGGCCCTCAAGAACCACCAGAGGACTCACTTTGACCTCAAAAG GCACAAGTGTGAAGAATGCGGGAAGGCCTTCAAGATCCAAAAACAGCTGATTAATCACCTCCGTCTCCATGAAGAACACCGGGCCAAAGGACTGGTCCGCACCGGCCCCAACGGCTCGCGCTACCAGCAGCCCGGCCCGTCTCAGATGGCGAGCATGCGAGGCGAGTCTTCCAAGGGCCCCGCCGTGGGTGTCAAGTACGCTCAGCAGGGCTTCAAAAAGCCCTACTCGTCGGCCGGGACGTCCAGGCCTCAGAAGTTTGACCCAGCGGAGAGCGGGCGGCGGCCTTTCGCCTGCGAGGAATGCGGCAAGACGTACCGGCACGCGGGCAGCTTGGCCAATCACAAGAACCTCCACAAAATCGGCGAGTACCATTGCAACGTGTGCAACTCCACCTACCCGAATCGTCTGGCCATGAAGAACCACCTGCGCCTCCACTTTGCGCAGAAGAAGCACAACTGCCAGGAGTGTGGCAAGGGTTTCCGTACCCAGAGGCAGCTGGCCACGCACACCACGGCAGGCCTGTGCAAGGGCCCGCAAGGGCCCGGAGCCCAGATGGACTTTGAGTGCGACGGCTGCTGCGAGGGCTTCTCGTCGGCCGAGCAGCTGGCCGCGCACGACTGCCCGGCCCAGCACATGCCGTCCTCGTCGTCGGCCGGCAGCTCGGCCAACGTCAGCGTAGAGAGGAGCTCTGTGGACCTGGACTCGGATGAGAGGCCTTACGCGTGCGACCTGTGCAGCTGCGCCTACAAGCACGCCAGCTCTCTGCTCaaccacaaacacacgcacaaaacGGGCGACTTCCGCTGTAACTTCTGCGATAAGCCCTACACCAACTACATGGCTCTGCGCAACCACATGCGCATCCACACGCAGCGCAAGAAGCACATCTGCCACACGTGCGGGAAAGCCTTCCGCCTGGCCCGCTTTCTGCGCAACCACCAGAAAGTCCACGAGGAGGGCGCCACGCCCTTCGGCTGCCCCACCTGCGGCAAGAGTTTCCAGGGCAGGTCCGGACTGGCTCGACACCGCTGCGGCGACAACAACCAGGTAGGCCTGGACGTCAGGAGGAAGACGCCCGGCGGCACGGGAGAGGGCGACGAGTGTCGCTACAC GTGTGACCAATGCGGACGCTCCTACCGTCATGCCAGTTCCCTCCTCAACCACAAGAACACGCACACGCTCGGCATCTACCACTGCGCCGTGTGTCTCAAGACATACAACAACCTCCTGGCCCTCAAGAACCACCGCCGCATCCACTCGGAGATCCGCCGCCACCACTGCCACGACTGCGGCAAGACCTTCCGAGTGGCCTCGCAACTCTACAACCACCGGCGGGTCCACCAGAAACAGCGGGAGCTGACCTGCGCCTCCTGCCGCCGCGCCTTCCCTACGCAGGCCAGCTTCCGGCTGCACATGGAGATCAGCCACGGCCAAGCGCCACTGCGGCCCCCGCCCCATCGCCACCGgccgggctggggctcgggcctTGACCTCACCTTGATGCAAGAGCAGGGCGCTGGCGCCGAAAACCGGGTCCGCGCACGGCAGGCGTTAGCCAAGGCTCACGTGTGCGAACAGTGCGGCCGCTCCTACCGCCACGCCAGCTCGCTGGTCAACCACAAGAACAGCCACAAGACCGGAAGCTTCTTCTGCAACTCCTGCCACAAGCAGTTCCCCAACCTGATGTCCCTCAAGAACCACCGGCGCATCCACACCGAGCCCAAACGCTACCAGTGCCCCGAGTGCGGCAAGTCCTTCCGGGTGTCTACGCAGCTCATCTGCCACCGCCGCATGCACACGAAGGAAAAACCCTTTACGTGCTCGCAGTGTGACAAACGCTTCTCCTCCAAGTCCAACCTCAGGCACCACATGAAGGTCCACTGGGCCGACAACTCTGCGGCGACGCCCCGCAGGATTGCCGGCCCGCCGCCCAATTTTGGTGGCGCCTTTATCTGA
- the si:dkey-89b17.4 gene encoding zinc finger protein 646 isoform X2, with the protein MAMHDMSRAKGFPCKECDMVCPSTPSLLEHMKAHYQQGESARFECEQCGRIYKHAASLANHKKSHEVGSFQCPVCTRTLPNAVALKNHLRIHTLSPSSAHAEEENEEVPEEGGPHERDYALGQELPDGFGRSHLNNSALQGHEGTKGSPESDDAWDRPFKCDQCDRTYRHHGSLVNHKKCHQQGSFKCSVCFKQFSNLAALNSHERTHSKFKSPAASMVSGGGGLHQSERGGGSGSQATQSDNANSCFCHLCQIALPNKADFQEHILLHNSTSPSLGLSRSFPGIMPHNLSAVRSPAYTPALGDPLPLPPLPGDKRGPYDPIMGPPVNNPIYTCAYCGAGHPDLETLKVHYLTHDPHPASHGQDSSILNSDSQGSVSSSSGSRVAQAGSPDDGERRFKCGECGKSYRHAGSLVNHKRCHQTGHYQCSVCCKQYPHLAALHSHLRSHKGRSSNQPLGDGNDWLSPEPLTLDSQQSYVQESSGATTPISLPGNLTDTAHFVPDGGHSNALDSLEFHERFDGGSAHRQADRHVCADCGEMYADVSGIKSHMCSRRGQAPPQQQSNMSNGFIGNMNYHNSSSSSMQASDGLKEGTGQRQYAQTGGKRMANPDKDEDDGEIYQCSVCGNHYASLRALRSHLRSHANNPSGPGPSSLEQDWRMICSTCGQSFSRKQDLLNHQLVHGPQRPDDQQQGIGAASANGGDKMDGRNHICVDCGMFFADRHHLITHLCPGKNRAGSLSKQGLNGAKGMSGGEGMGGGVAGGSRDLGGNGRRPMLDQSDKPHKCDQCGRGYRHPCSLLNHKKSHKTGVFRCLVCQKRYYNLLALKNHQRTHFDLKRHKCEECGKAFKIQKQLINHLRLHEEHRAKGLVRTGPNGSRYQQPGPSQMASMRGESSKGPAVGVKYAQQGFKKPYSSAGTSRPQKFDPAESGRRPFACEECGKTYRHAGSLANHKNLHKIGEYHCNVCNSTYPNRLAMKNHLRLHFAQKKHNCQECGKGFRTQRQLATHTTAGLCKGPQGPGAQMDFECDGCCEGFSSAEQLAAHDCPAQHMPSSSSAGSSANVSVERSSVDLDSDERPYACDLCSCAYKHASSLLNHKHTHKTGDFRCNFCDKPYTNYMALRNHMRIHTQRKKHICHTCGKAFRLARFLRNHQKVHEEGATPFGCPTCGKSFQGRSGLARHRCGDNNQVGLDVRRKTPGGTGEGDECRYTYMISNPASLGPFACRNSDFSEVWTN; encoded by the exons ATGGCAATGCATGATATGAGTCGTGCCAAGGGTTTCCCCTGTAAAGAATGTGATATGGTCTGCCCCAGTACTCCAAGTCTTCTAGAACATATGAAAGCACATTACCAGCAAGGAGAAAGTGCACGTTTTGAGTGTGAACAGTGTGGAAGAATTTACAAGCACGCCGCTAGTTTGGCCAACCATAAAAAGTCTCACGAAGTGGGCTCCTTCCAGTGTCCCGTCTGCACCCGCACCCTGCCCAACGCGGTTGCTCTCAAAAACCACCTTCGCATACACACCTTGTCCCCGAGTAGCGCTCACGCCGAAGAAGAGAACGAGGAGGTTCCCGAGGAAGGAGGCCCTCACGAAAGGGACTACGCCCTCGGCCAGGAGCTCCCGGACGGCTTCGGACGCTCTCACTTGAACAATAGCGCCCTGCAGGGCCACGAAGGTACCAAAGGTTCCCCCGAGTCGGACGACGCCTGGGATCGACCGTTCAAGTGCGACCAGTGCGACAGAACCTACCGGCATCACGGTAGCTTGGTAAACCACAAGAAGTGCCACCAGCAAGGAAGCTTCAAGTGCTCTGTGTGCTTCAAACAATTTAGCAACCTGGCTGCCCTCAACAGCCACGAGAGGACTCACTCAAAGTTCAAGAGCCCTGCAGCGTCCATGGTGAGCGGCGGAGGCGGCCTCCACCAGTCTGAGCGCGGTGGGGGCAGCGGCTCTCAGGCCACCCAGAGTGACAACGCCAACTCCTGCTTCTGCCACCTGTGCCAGATTGCACTCCCCAACAAGGCCGATTTCCAGGAGCACATTCTCCTTCACAACAGCACCTCGCCGTCCCTCGGACTGTCCCGAAGCTTTCCCGGCATCATGCCTCACAATTTGAGTGCAGTTCGATCGCCGGCGTACACTCCAGCTCTTGGGGACCCTCTACCCCTCCCGCCTTTGCCCGGTGATAAGAGGGGTCCCTACGACCCCATCATGGGCCCTCCCGTCAACAATCCCATATATACGTGTGCATACTGCGGAGCGGGACATCCCGACCTGGAGACCCTTAAAGTACACTATCTGACCCACGACCCCCACCCGGCCTCCCACGGCCAGGACAGCTCCATACTCAACTCGGATTCCCAGGGCTCTGTGTCATCTTCATCGGGAAGCCGCGTGGCCCAGGCCGGCTCTCCGGATGACGGCGAACGTCGCTTCAAGTGCGGCGAGTGCGGCAAGAGCTATCGGCACGCCGGCAGCCTGGTCAACCACAAGCGCTGTCATCAAACGGGCCACTATCAGTGTAGCGTCTGCTGTAAGCAGTACCCTCATTTGGCGGCGCTACACAGCCACCTGCGAAGCCACAAGGGCCGCTCCTCCAACCAGCCTCTGGGTGACGGGAACGACTGGTTATCGCCGGAGCCGCTGACGTTGGACTCTCAGCAGAGCTACGTGCAGGAGAGCAGCGGCGCCACCACGCCCATCTCTCTGCCGGGAAACCTCACGGACACTGCCCACTTTGTACCGGACGGCGGTCACAGCAACGCTTTGGACTCGCTGGAGTTCCACGAGCGCTTCGACGGGGGCTCCGCCCACCGGCAGGCCGACCGCCACGTGTGCGCCGACTGCGGTGAGATGTATGCCGACGTGTCCGGTATCAAATCGCACATGTGCTCCCGCCGAGGTCAAGCGCCACCACAGCAGCAGAGTAACATGTCCAACGGTTTTATCGGCAACATGAACTACCACAACTCCAGTAGCAGCTCCATGCAGGCTTCTGACGGTCTTAAGGAAGGGACCGGTCAGCGGCAGTACGCCCAGACCGGAGGGAAGAGGATGGCAAATCCTGACAAGGATGAAGACGACGGAGAAATCTACCAGTGCTCCGTGTGTGGGAACCATTACGCCAGCCTACGAGCCCTGCGTAGCCATCTGCGAAGTCACGCCAATAATCCCTCCGGTCCTGGACCATCTAGTCTGGAGCAGGACTGGCGGATGATCTGCTCCACATGTGGTCAAAGCTTCTCCAGGAAGCAAGACCTCCTGAATCACCAACTAGTCCACGGTCCGCAGAGACCCGATGACCAACAACAGGGCATTGGAGCTGCTTCGGCCAACGGCGGTGACAAGATGGACGGGCGCAACCACATTTGCGTGGACTGCGGCATGTTCTTCGCTGACCGTCACCACCTGATCACCCACCTGTGTCCCGGAAAGAATCGGGCCGGCTCGCTCAGCAAGCAGGGCCTCAACGGAGCCAAAGGGATGTCCGGAGGCGAGGGCATGGGCGGCGGGGTCGCGGGCGGAAGCCGTGACCTCGGTGGGAATGGCCGACGGCCAATGTTGGACCAAAGTGACAAACCCCACAAGTGCGACCAGTGCGGGCGAGGCTACAGACACCCGTGTTCCCTGCTCAACCACAAAAAGTCTCACAAGACTGGCGTCTTCCGCTGCCTGGTATGTCAGAAGCGTTACTACAACTTGCTGGCCCTCAAGAACCACCAGAGGACTCACTTTGACCTCAAAAG GCACAAGTGTGAAGAATGCGGGAAGGCCTTCAAGATCCAAAAACAGCTGATTAATCACCTCCGTCTCCATGAAGAACACCGGGCCAAAGGACTGGTCCGCACCGGCCCCAACGGCTCGCGCTACCAGCAGCCCGGCCCGTCTCAGATGGCGAGCATGCGAGGCGAGTCTTCCAAGGGCCCCGCCGTGGGTGTCAAGTACGCTCAGCAGGGCTTCAAAAAGCCCTACTCGTCGGCCGGGACGTCCAGGCCTCAGAAGTTTGACCCAGCGGAGAGCGGGCGGCGGCCTTTCGCCTGCGAGGAATGCGGCAAGACGTACCGGCACGCGGGCAGCTTGGCCAATCACAAGAACCTCCACAAAATCGGCGAGTACCATTGCAACGTGTGCAACTCCACCTACCCGAATCGTCTGGCCATGAAGAACCACCTGCGCCTCCACTTTGCGCAGAAGAAGCACAACTGCCAGGAGTGTGGCAAGGGTTTCCGTACCCAGAGGCAGCTGGCCACGCACACCACGGCAGGCCTGTGCAAGGGCCCGCAAGGGCCCGGAGCCCAGATGGACTTTGAGTGCGACGGCTGCTGCGAGGGCTTCTCGTCGGCCGAGCAGCTGGCCGCGCACGACTGCCCGGCCCAGCACATGCCGTCCTCGTCGTCGGCCGGCAGCTCGGCCAACGTCAGCGTAGAGAGGAGCTCTGTGGACCTGGACTCGGATGAGAGGCCTTACGCGTGCGACCTGTGCAGCTGCGCCTACAAGCACGCCAGCTCTCTGCTCaaccacaaacacacgcacaaaacGGGCGACTTCCGCTGTAACTTCTGCGATAAGCCCTACACCAACTACATGGCTCTGCGCAACCACATGCGCATCCACACGCAGCGCAAGAAGCACATCTGCCACACGTGCGGGAAAGCCTTCCGCCTGGCCCGCTTTCTGCGCAACCACCAGAAAGTCCACGAGGAGGGCGCCACGCCCTTCGGCTGCCCCACCTGCGGCAAGAGTTTCCAGGGCAGGTCCGGACTGGCTCGACACCGCTGCGGCGACAACAACCAGGTAGGCCTGGACGTCAGGAGGAAGACGCCCGGCGGCACGGGAGAGGGCGACGAGTGTCGCTACAC GTATATGATCTCCAATCCGGCTTCCTTGGGACCATTCGCGTGCCGGAATTCGGATTTTTCTGAAGTTTGGACAAATTGA
- the stx1b gene encoding syntaxin-1B isoform X3 gives MKPRLRLHVACRPRQSSASGASSRLSAQTKQELEDLTADIKKTANKVRSKLKAIEQSIEQEEGLNRSSADLRIRKTQHSTLSRKFVEVMTEYNTTQSKYRDRCKDRIQRQLEITGRTTTNEELEDMLESGKLAIFTDDIKMDSQMTKQALNEIETRHTEIIKLENSIRELHDMFVDMAMLVESQGEMIDRIEYNVEHSVDYVERAVSDTKKAVKYQSQARKKKIMIIICCVILGVVLASTIGGTLGF, from the exons ATGAAA CCACGTTTACGTTTGCATGTTGCATGCCGACCCCGCCAGTCGTCTGCGTCCGGCGCGTCCTCTCGCTTAAGCGCAC AGACCAAACAGGAGTTGGAGGATCTGACGGCCGACATCAAGAAGACTGCCAATAAAGTTCGTTCAAAATTAAAAG CGATCGAGCAAAGCATCGAGCAGGAAGAAGGTCTCAACAGGTCTTCGGCGGACCTCAGGATCCGCAAGACGCAG CACTCCACGCTGTCCCGCAAGTTTGTGGAGGTGATGACCGAGTACAACACCACGCAGTCCAAATACCGAGACCGCTGCAAGGACCGCATTCAGAGGCAGCTGGAGATCA ccggGAGAACCACCACCAATGAGGAGCTGGAAGACATGTTGGAGAGTGGCAAGCTGGCCATCTTCACCGATGAT ATCAAGATGGATTCCCAGATGACCAAACAGGCCCTGAACGAGATCGAGACCCGGCACACCGAAATCATCAAGTTGGAGAACAGCATCCGAGAGCTTCACGACATGTTTGTGGACATGGCCATGCTGGTAGAGAGTCAG GGCGAGATGATTGACAGAATCGAGTACAATGTGGAGCACTCTGTCGACTATGTGGAGCGAGCCGTCTCCGACACCAAGAAGGCCGTCAAGTACCAGAGCCAAGCTCGCAAG AAAAAAATCATGATCATCATCTGCTGCGTGATCCTGGGCGTGGTCCTGGCGTCCACCATCGGCGGGACTTTGGGCTTCTGA
- the stx1b gene encoding syntaxin-1B isoform X1 has product MKDRTAELRSAKDSDDDEEVVQVDRDHFMDEFFEQVEEIRGCIEKLSEDVEQVKKQHSAILAAPNPDEKTKQELEDLTADIKKTANKVRSKLKAIEQSIEQEEGLNRSSADLRIRKTQHSTLSRKFVEVMTEYNTTQSKYRDRCKDRIQRQLEITGRTTTNEELEDMLESGKLAIFTDDIKMDSQMTKQALNEIETRHTEIIKLENSIRELHDMFVDMAMLVESQVGSMGQILVLFKTLGPPLTHLCCAGFQGEMIDRIEYNVEHSVDYVERAVSDTKKAVKYQSQARKKKIMIIICCVILGVVLASTIGGTLGF; this is encoded by the exons ATGAAGGATCGAACGGCGGAACTGCGGAGC GCTAAGGacagtgatgatgatgaggaggtgGTGCAGGTGGATCGAGACCACTTCATGGACGAGTTCTTTGAGCAG GTGGAGGAGATACGCGGCTGCATCGAGAAGTTGTCCGAGGATGTGGAGCAGGTGAAGAAGCAGCACAgcgccatcttggctgcgccCAACCCTGATGAAA AGACCAAACAGGAGTTGGAGGATCTGACGGCCGACATCAAGAAGACTGCCAATAAAGTTCGTTCAAAATTAAAAG CGATCGAGCAAAGCATCGAGCAGGAAGAAGGTCTCAACAGGTCTTCGGCGGACCTCAGGATCCGCAAGACGCAG CACTCCACGCTGTCCCGCAAGTTTGTGGAGGTGATGACCGAGTACAACACCACGCAGTCCAAATACCGAGACCGCTGCAAGGACCGCATTCAGAGGCAGCTGGAGATCA ccggGAGAACCACCACCAATGAGGAGCTGGAAGACATGTTGGAGAGTGGCAAGCTGGCCATCTTCACCGATGAT ATCAAGATGGATTCCCAGATGACCAAACAGGCCCTGAACGAGATCGAGACCCGGCACACCGAAATCATCAAGTTGGAGAACAGCATCCGAGAGCTTCACGACATGTTTGTGGACATGGCCATGCTGGTAGAGAGTCAGGTAGGTAGTATGGGCCAGATTCTTGTATTATTCAAAACCTTGGGACCACCCTTGACTCACCTGTGCTGTGCTGGTTTTCAGGGCGAGATGATTGACAGAATCGAGTACAATGTGGAGCACTCTGTCGACTATGTGGAGCGAGCCGTCTCCGACACCAAGAAGGCCGTCAAGTACCAGAGCCAAGCTCGCAAG AAAAAAATCATGATCATCATCTGCTGCGTGATCCTGGGCGTGGTCCTGGCGTCCACCATCGGCGGGACTTTGGGCTTCTGA
- the stx1b gene encoding syntaxin-1B isoform X2 has product MKDRTAELRSAKDSDDDEEVVQVDRDHFMDEFFEQVEEIRGCIEKLSEDVEQVKKQHSAILAAPNPDEKTKQELEDLTADIKKTANKVRSKLKAIEQSIEQEEGLNRSSADLRIRKTQHSTLSRKFVEVMTEYNTTQSKYRDRCKDRIQRQLEITGRTTTNEELEDMLESGKLAIFTDDIKMDSQMTKQALNEIETRHTEIIKLENSIRELHDMFVDMAMLVESQGEMIDRIEYNVEHSVDYVERAVSDTKKAVKYQSQARKKKIMIIICCVILGVVLASTIGGTLGF; this is encoded by the exons ATGAAGGATCGAACGGCGGAACTGCGGAGC GCTAAGGacagtgatgatgatgaggaggtgGTGCAGGTGGATCGAGACCACTTCATGGACGAGTTCTTTGAGCAG GTGGAGGAGATACGCGGCTGCATCGAGAAGTTGTCCGAGGATGTGGAGCAGGTGAAGAAGCAGCACAgcgccatcttggctgcgccCAACCCTGATGAAA AGACCAAACAGGAGTTGGAGGATCTGACGGCCGACATCAAGAAGACTGCCAATAAAGTTCGTTCAAAATTAAAAG CGATCGAGCAAAGCATCGAGCAGGAAGAAGGTCTCAACAGGTCTTCGGCGGACCTCAGGATCCGCAAGACGCAG CACTCCACGCTGTCCCGCAAGTTTGTGGAGGTGATGACCGAGTACAACACCACGCAGTCCAAATACCGAGACCGCTGCAAGGACCGCATTCAGAGGCAGCTGGAGATCA ccggGAGAACCACCACCAATGAGGAGCTGGAAGACATGTTGGAGAGTGGCAAGCTGGCCATCTTCACCGATGAT ATCAAGATGGATTCCCAGATGACCAAACAGGCCCTGAACGAGATCGAGACCCGGCACACCGAAATCATCAAGTTGGAGAACAGCATCCGAGAGCTTCACGACATGTTTGTGGACATGGCCATGCTGGTAGAGAGTCAG GGCGAGATGATTGACAGAATCGAGTACAATGTGGAGCACTCTGTCGACTATGTGGAGCGAGCCGTCTCCGACACCAAGAAGGCCGTCAAGTACCAGAGCCAAGCTCGCAAG AAAAAAATCATGATCATCATCTGCTGCGTGATCCTGGGCGTGGTCCTGGCGTCCACCATCGGCGGGACTTTGGGCTTCTGA